A window of Haliscomenobacter hydrossis DSM 1100 contains these coding sequences:
- a CDS encoding YbjN domain-containing protein has translation MENTQNPSHPADVQYNKVVEMVHCYAESVGLDRHTVYNAEKLYWTWTKGSATIQIVIHKLNYDNGTRRDFIRIFAPIMDVPATNQLLGFYRRLLELNDEKFGIKFTLLPNANKVWATFERDIKGIDFNELSTFISDFEHWADTMDDQLKGQFPNLN, from the coding sequence ATGGAAAACACACAAAACCCATCACACCCTGCCGATGTGCAGTACAACAAAGTCGTAGAAATGGTGCACTGCTACGCAGAATCCGTTGGACTGGATCGGCATACGGTGTACAATGCCGAAAAATTGTACTGGACCTGGACCAAAGGATCGGCCACCATTCAGATTGTGATCCACAAACTCAATTACGACAACGGAACCCGGCGGGACTTTATCCGCATTTTCGCACCCATTATGGACGTGCCCGCTACCAATCAATTGCTGGGCTTTTACCGCCGTTTGTTGGAGCTGAACGACGAAAAATTTGGCATCAAATTCACCCTTTTGCCCAACGCCAACAAGGTTTGGGCCACCTTCGAACGCGACATCAAGGGGATTGACTTTAATGAACTCAGTACGTTCATCAGCGACTTTGAACATTGGGCCGATACGATGGACGATCAACTCAAGGGGCAGTTTCCGAACCTGAACTAG
- the ygiD gene encoding 4,5-DOPA dioxygenase extradiol, with protein MMTMGSFQNFRDELEEQDVKMPLLFLGHGSPMNGIEDNIFSQGWKQLAKDMPVPKAVLVVSAHWLTRGTHVTAMPTPRTIHDFGGFPKALFDVQYPAPGNPELAETTQKLITKTPVGLDHEWGLDHGTWTVIRHMYPEANIPVLQLSIDYYKSPQYHYELIQELAELRKKGVLIVGSGNMVHNLGMVAWDRLKDDSYGFDWTLEMNDLFKTHIADGNHQPLIQYEGLHKSAKLAIPTPDHYYPLLYILGLQDKNDPVHFFNDKAVGGSLTMTSVKLG; from the coding sequence ATGATGACCATGGGATCTTTTCAAAACTTCCGGGATGAACTGGAAGAACAGGATGTAAAAATGCCACTGTTGTTCCTTGGGCATGGATCGCCCATGAATGGCATCGAGGACAATATCTTCAGCCAAGGTTGGAAACAACTGGCCAAAGACATGCCTGTACCCAAGGCGGTATTGGTCGTATCCGCACACTGGCTTACCCGTGGCACCCATGTTACGGCCATGCCAACGCCGCGCACCATCCACGATTTTGGTGGCTTCCCAAAAGCACTGTTTGACGTACAATATCCCGCGCCGGGCAATCCGGAACTGGCCGAAACTACCCAGAAACTCATCACCAAAACGCCAGTTGGACTCGATCACGAATGGGGACTCGACCACGGCACCTGGACGGTCATTCGGCACATGTATCCGGAGGCCAATATTCCTGTATTGCAATTGAGCATTGACTATTACAAGTCGCCCCAATACCACTATGAGTTGATTCAGGAATTGGCGGAGCTGCGCAAAAAAGGGGTGCTCATTGTGGGCAGTGGCAACATGGTGCACAACCTGGGCATGGTGGCCTGGGATCGGTTGAAAGATGACTCCTACGGTTTTGATTGGACTTTGGAAATGAACGACCTGTTCAAAACGCACATCGCCGATGGCAATCACCAACCTTTGATCCAATACGAAGGCCTGCACAAATCGGCTAAACTGGCCATTCCTACGCCCGATCACTATTACCCTTTGTTGTACATTTTGGGCTTGCAGGACAAAAACGATCCCGTACATTTTTTCAATGACAAAGCGGTAGGTGGGTCTTTGACGATGACTTCGGTAAAATTGGGATAA